A window from Solanum stenotomum isolate F172 chromosome 5, ASM1918654v1, whole genome shotgun sequence encodes these proteins:
- the LOC125864079 gene encoding uncharacterized protein LOC125864079, whose amino-acid sequence MVKEGIVLGHKVSQKRIEVDKAKIEVIEKLPPPIYVKGVRSFLGHARFYRRFIKDFSKIAHPMCKLLEKEVKFVFDEACLNTFECLKENLISAPMIIGPDWAKPFEVICDASETALGVKLVQKRNKMFHSIYYASKSLNGAQRNYIVTEHELLAVVLEAAKKEEPELEIDDTFPDEQVLAATLDLIPWFADYAYFLRQGAISRHHKLPMPPILEVELFDVWGIEFMGPFVSSYGQKDILVAVDYVFKWVEAVALPENDGNSVAGFLKNNIFSRFGTPRAIINDGGSHFCNKVFSALLTKYGVKQHKVATPYHPQTSDQVEVSNREIKAILAKTVNANRTDWAWMLDDAL is encoded by the exons ATGGTAAAGGAGGGCATAGTTCTTGGACACAAGGTATCACAGAAAAGAATCGAGGTCGACAAGGCCAAAATTGAGGTGATTGAAAAGTTACCTCCACCGATCTATGTGAAGGGTGTTCGAAGCTTCCTAGGACATGCCAGATTCTATAGGCgtttcatcaaggacttctccaaaattgcacaccctATGTGCAAGcttttggagaaggaggtgaaatttgTCTTTGATGAGGCATGTCTCAACACTTTTGAGTGCCTAAAAGAAAATCTGATTTCAGCACCAATGATTATTGGCCCAGACTGGGCGAAACCATTTGAGGTGATATGTGATGCTAGCGAGACTGCGTTAGGAGTTAAGTTGGTACAAAAGCGCAACAAGATGTTCCATTCGATTTACTATGCTAGTAAGTCACTAAATGGGGCACAACGAAACTATATAGTCACTGAGCATGAACTATTAGCTGTAGT GTTGGAAGCTGCAAAGAAGGAAGAACCTGAGCTCGAGATAGATGACACATTCCCGGATGAGCAGGTATTAGCTGCTACTCTTGACCTTATTCCTTGGTTTGCTGACTATGCTTATTTTCTG CGGCAAGGAGCCATCTCTCGACACCATAAGTTACCTATGCCACCTATTCTGGAGGTGGAATTGTTTGATGTGTGGGGTATTGAATTCATGGGACcctttgtgagttcatatggacAGAAAGACATATTGGTTGCGGTTGACTATGTGTTCAAATGGGTTGAAGCTGTTGCTTTACCCGAGAACGATGGAAATAGTGTTGCTGGTTTTCTGAAAAATAACATCTTCTCAAGGTTTGGAACACCCAGAGCCATTATCAATGATGGTGGTTCTCACTTCTGCAACAAGGTTTTTAGTGCACTTCTGACCAAGTATGGGGTAAAACAACACAAGGTGGCAACACCTTATCACCCACAGACTAGTGATCAAGTGGAGGTCTCCAATAGGGAAATTAAAGCAATTTTGGCAAAGACAGTGAATGCCAACAGAACAGATTGGGCATGGATGCTAGATGATGCTCTATAA